ATCCAATGACCCTGCAGCATCTTAAGTGAACATACACCACTATGGTCCTTGTGAGTCCTATGTGGGCCTTATCATTATTTGAGATATTTTTTTTCATGCAGCTCAAATTTTTTCAGTGATTCTTATTattaattgaattatttttcaaagatttacaataaatttatatttatgtttatctgcatgtatgtatgtgtactgaaTGTATGTTTGGTTCCCAAGGCCAAAGGAAAGCATGGAAGTCCCCTGAAACTAGAATTAAAGAGTGATGAATAGGCATGTGGTTGTTTGGGAAATGAACTGAGTTCTTCTGAAACAGacgcaagtgttcttaaccactcagTCACATTTCTAGcacctatttattttctttatttactagtttcttttttttaaattggatattttatgtatttacatttcaaatgttatcctctttccaggtttttctgccagaaacccactatccaatcctccctccccctgcttcagtgatactcccccacccactcacctgcctcaccaccctggcattcttctATACTGGGGAATctatccttcacaggaccagggtctctcctcccactgatgccagaaaaagccatcctctgctccatatgtagctggagccatgggtccctacatgcatactctttggttggtggtttagttcctgggttctctggatggttgatattgctgttcctcctatggggttacaaaccccttcagctccttcaatcctttctctaactcctccattggggattcCATTCTCcatccaatggttggttgtgatcattctcctctgtatttgtcaggctctggcaaagcctcagGAAACTTCTAtaacaggcttctgtcagcaagcacttcttagtaCCCATAATAGTTTCTGGGTGTGGTGTCTATATATGGGGTGTATCCATAGGTGGAATAGTCTagggatggcctttccttcagtctctgttctacactttgttCCCgtgtttcttttagacaggagccattctgggttaaatatgtggagatgagtgggtggccccatcccccaaccatgTGTTTGtctaacctctagatatggtctctagagattctccctcctctttgttgggcagtttagctaatctcatccctgttgggtcctgggagcctcttgttttcttggcatctgggacttgctggtggctaccatCAGTTCTCCATTCccccattgctatacacctctgttcaaaaTGCTGACCCTCTacatatcatccctgtctcctcccatacctgattctgctgcccctttccctcctctctccctcccaatctgtctcatcctctatctcctgtgaatattttgttcccccttgtcttgagcttcatttgaTTTGTGAATTGTATTGTGTGTATTCCAAAGAAATTAAagtccagagaacaaaataaccctattaaaaatggggtacagagctaaacaaagaattctcaactgaggaataataaatggccaagaagccacctaaagaaatgttgcatatctttagtcatcagggaagtgcaagtctaaacaaccctgagattccaccttacattagtcagaatggctaaatttaaaaactcagatgatagcagatgctgggtaggatgtggagaaagaggaaaacacctccattgttggtgggattgcaagctcgtATAACCACTCTctaaatcaatctggcagttcctcagaaaatttgatatAGTGCTAcacgaggacccagctatcccaatcctaggcatatacccaacagatgctccaatgtataacaagaACGCAtgttccactacgttcatagcagccttatctataatagccaggagcttgAAAGAATCaggatgtccctcaatagagggatggatacagaaaatatggtacatttatacaatgtagtacttactcagctattaaaaacagtgacttcatgaaattcttagtaaatggatggaactagaaaattatGTATTCTTCAGAGGAGTTCTCAAGCAGCCAAGGCTAgaatcctggaacttactcttgGGCCAAGGATAACCATTAATTTTCTAACTCTCCTGCCTCCAATGTCTAAATGCTCTTCTATGACTTCTTCAATAaattttgctgctgttgctgctattgctgctgctgctactgctgttcCTGTAGCTTCTGACAGTCTCTTGTTATCTCAGTCTGGCCtgttaaagaaaataagaaatgtttAGATTGACCAGAGTGGATCAACTCTGGACAATAATAATCTCTTCGTAGAACAGAAGGCATTAATTGCTAAGGATGAGCGAAAGGATGAAATGGCAGAGGCCTTGATCAGGTTGGTAGCATCAAAGTGGGGAGCTGACTTCAGCATCAAATCATAGCAAAAAAGGACAAAGAGTATAAGTTATGAAAGATGCTGCTAAGCATTTGTTACAGTTCCACTAGCTTTATTCTTATAACACCCTTCTTTTTAATACATCCTTTGACTCATAAGGTGTGATAAACAAACGTACATTCTAATGAATGTCATAGTTTAATAGGTTTTGCTGCTTTCCTTACCTTCTGCAATCTACCCTAAGGAATTGAAGCATCCTGCATAGACTACTTATGTTTCAGGAATCTTAATGCTACCAACACAGTCAGCTCCTCTTCTACCTATCCAATGTAATTCACTGTTGGGTTTGAGTCAAGGACTGGGAGGATAAAACACCTACAAGCAAGTCATATGTGAACATAATATGCTtctgtgtctttattttctcAATATGAAAACCACAGAGAAAAGGTGCTAAACTTCTGTAACAGTTCTAAGAATGATGTACCATTTCAGGTAACAGTTTTAATGTTATATATGTTGCCTAGCAGCTACAGAATATATCCCCTTTGGGAACTTATGCAGCCACAGAACATGGCATAATACATTTATTAGGTTTCAGTTTGGCTCTGTTATACAAGTAAATCTGCCCTAAAAACTCCCTttcaaaaattaatgtttatattctttaaaaattccaTACACGTATACATATTTTAATCATAGCCATTATCCTCTACTACCCTCAAACTTTTGCCATCTTTCCACCCCATCTCCCTCCTATCTtcattctataaatattttgttattaatAACAGATTGTTCAATTAGTACTATCCAGATGTACATCCTAACTGGTCTGACAAActgctttataaatatttatgttcaaTCTCAGATTTGTGCTGCTTTCAACTCAAGTCAGAAATGTTCCTTTCTGCTTTAGATAAGTTAATATAGAGACCCATAACTGGTCTAAGTGCTTATTATAAATTACTCTGAGTGCTCATCTGTGGATGGGTCACCTATTTTCTAAGGACTCTTTATGAGTGCAAGATTTAAATTAAAAAGGACTGCTTAATGGTACAGATAAAGTAAAAACTTCATTCTTTATATCATAACCTAAAGATCaagtatatttgaatatatatatatatatacataaagatatatatgttatatgctatacctatttttctttttatgtacaTAGGAGACAAAATTCGTATTAAAGTTAAAAAACAGTGAAGTTActgatttatatataaatatatttatatataaatataaatggtGGGACTTAGGATAACTACTACCAAATTTTATGCTTGGAGGCTTAGAAATCtataattttgtctttttcctgtcacattatttcctattattttgatgAAAAACATCTATATGGAGAAAtgccaaatataaaataaagtactTTATTACTTTCAGTGATTATTATGTATTTATACTCTGTTCCTGGTTCAGTGTACTTTAGTAAAATTGAATGTAGGGTACCTAGTACTCTTGCTAACCTCAACCCCAAATTTTAGGATATGATTACCTTGAGATCAGATGTGAAGTATGGATGAAAAAATGTCACCTATAAGAAAAAACAAGTCATGACATTGTGACACCCTCTAGAGTCATAGTACAGGACTGGCCCTGAGTATGTGAAATAGCATGTGAAATAAATATCTGAGTACAAtaatctcccttctctcttcccaacTATTCCCTCCCCTTTTCaatcccttcccctttcttaacACCTGTATATCTCTCCCATCTTcttcccattttcttctttctcacccTTCTTCTTTCCCTTATCTACTTCCacattcctcttcttcctcccatgttctcctccttctcccatcccattcctcttcaAAATTTCCACTGGTATCTTCCAGTTGAAGAATTATAATCTAGGAAAATATGAGAATGTTAATATTTATGCTTAttaatctttcattttcttcagtactctttatattttgataagccacttttataattaaaagaaaatggcaTGTCTTTACAGCATGGCAGTTTATTTGATTTACTCAGggtacaataaaagaacatgtAAATGTATGAAATGATGAAATAACTTTTAAAGGGAAAGTAGAACACAGTACAAAGAAAATATGGTTTCTTTACTTTTCAATTACACACTATACAATgaggaaaatttttaaaatactgtatcATATTTAACACCTTTAGTGGTAAGCAATACTTTTGCTAAGAGACTAATAAATcacataaaaaaaatccacaaaactcTAATGTGATCCTGactgacatttttaaatatattctcaTCTTTTTTTTCAAGCAACTACATTTAGCAATAGAATGTTTTAGTTGGTATTATTACTACATTTCTATGGCAAAGTAATGAAGGCACAACTAGTGCAAGCAGATTTAAGTCTTTAGTCTTCtggcctgaaaaaagaaagagaaaacacatgtATATTGGCATTTAAAGTGTTGCTTATTCAGGCAAAGATTTCTCTAACAAGTCTGACAATTTTCACAGGTACAATCTTATAGCAACATGACAAAAACTGACTTCACAAAACCAACACTGTAGCACCAAACAAAACATGCTTTGGAAATTAACAGCAGTTTACATACTTTGAAGAATATTACAATACAACAGGCAAGATAGAATAAACAGAAACTTAAGACACCTTTTAGGACATTAccaggaaaaatgaaaacatcagaCTATAAGGAGTAATAGTGTTCAAGTTATAGGgcaagttttatattttataaggtTAGATGACTCTATTTCACTTCTGCTTGCTTGACTTTTAAGAATTCTTGAAAAATCTTTCAGCTTGCCCTTCTTACTTGTAGTACTTCCTGTTTCCATAATCCCTGAAATCATGGTAGTAGGGATCATTGATTTCTCCTGTGAAGTAATAGATTGACTTCAAGATGACATTATCATGCAAAATTTGACCAATCTCAAAGTCCTCATCAAGGATAGCGTCTTCTTTTGGTTCCAGCTTCCCAATCAAAGGAATCTCAGGAggactgaagaaattgaagaaggatGCATTAGGAACCACTCTTGGCTGGACTTCAATTTCCCCTGTAATAGCTGGGCGACTCCTGGTTGTCACTGTAACATCTTTTCCTCGTCTCCAATCTATTTTGCAGCCTTTACACTCTTCAATTTCCCATCCCCAAGCGAAGAAAGGGTCATAGTGATCTGGTTTTGACCTTATTATGTATGTCTTCATCAGGAGCTCATTTCTGAAGTATGGGttaggaagaaaatgaaattcaaaagtGTAACTTATAGGCTGGCCAGGGTTTGAGAACTTCAGGCTAACATcagataagaacttcaaaatggGTTCATCACACTTTTGAATCATAGGCCCAAGCTTATCAACATTCTTTAAAACAGTCAGCCAGTAGTCAGGAATACCTCTAGGTGGAtcttctttcttaggttttccctTTCGAGCCCTTTTAATATTGACTCTTTCTTCAGGCCTTGTCTCAGGAACTCTTTTTTGAGCCTCTCTTACTGGAGCCCTTGGTGTAGAGTCTTCTGTAGGCTGATCCGTATATTCTGCATTTGCCTGGGTAACATCTTTGAggtcttctttttcttcaggaGCTATATCTATACAATCTGTAGAGTCTGTTTTTTCTTCAACTTTTACCTCAGGAAATTCTTTAGAGGATTCCTGTTCTTCAGCTTTTTCTTCGGGACCTTCTtttggaatttctttttcttcggTTTTCACCTCAGAAGTTTCTTTGGGAGCCTCCTCTTCTTCAACTTTTGCCTCAGGAACTTCTTCTGGAACATCTTTTACTTCTTCTTTCACTTCAGTATTTTCTTTGccaatttcttcttcctcctcaccctcTAAGGGTGGCATTTCATTAGGTGTGTCATCCTGCATTTCTTCATCACCACTGAACTCTTCTTCTGAATTCCATTCACATTCTTCTTCGGTGGGCTCATATTCTGCATTTATGATCTGAAAACGCTTATCATATAAGGGCTTATTGAGTTCAGCATACTTTCTTTCAAGATCATGAATTGCCCTTAAGAACAAAGTGTCTACTTTGTCACACTCATTCTGAATATTTCTGAGAGCCTGCACCCGATTTCTTACTGCTTGGGGCAGCTTATCCATGAATAGTTTCCCGGAGGGACGTCGCTG
The window above is part of the Rattus norvegicus strain BN/NHsdMcwi chromosome X, GRCr8, whole genome shotgun sequence genome. Proteins encoded here:
- the Nap1l3 gene encoding nucleosome assembly protein 1-like 3; this encodes MAEADPKMVTEPAAQGVAEEAMASSACDSGDESDSNSSSSTTSCGSTGSSSSSSSSSSSSSSSSSGSSGSSSNGSHLHQKKRVPGPSRRAQRRPSGKLFMDKLPQAVRNRVQALRNIQNECDKVDTLFLRAIHDLERKYAELNKPLYDKRFQIINAEYEPTEEECEWNSEEEFSGDEEMQDDTPNEMPPLEGEEEEEIGKENTEVKEEVKDVPEEVPEAKVEEEEAPKETSEVKTEEKEIPKEGPEEKAEEQESSKEFPEVKVEEKTDSTDCIDIAPEEKEDLKDVTQANAEYTDQPTEDSTPRAPVREAQKRVPETRPEERVNIKRARKGKPKKEDPPRGIPDYWLTVLKNVDKLGPMIQKCDEPILKFLSDVSLKFSNPGQPISYTFEFHFLPNPYFRNELLMKTYIIRSKPDHYDPFFAWGWEIEECKGCKIDWRRGKDVTVTTRSRPAITGEIEVQPRVVPNASFFNFFSPPEIPLIGKLEPKEDAILDEDFEIGQILHDNVILKSIYYFTGEINDPYYHDFRDYGNRKYYK